TCGGGCAGCTCTGGACCGCCGCCAAGGATTGGGGTACGTATCAGGAATGATTCCCTCCGAACTCGCAACGGCATTCGAGGCCGTCATTTTCGACTTCGACGGCACGCTGGCCGAGCTGACGCTGGACTTCACCCTCATGAAGACCAAGATCGCCGCACTCGGAGAATGCTTCCTGCCGCATCGCCCCGAACCCGACGGAACGCCCGCGCTGGAATGGATGGAGACCCTGACCGCCCATGTGGAGCGCGAATGCGACCGCGACACCGCACTGGAATTCAACTGCCGGTGCAGGCTGGCGATCACCGCCATGGAGCTGGACGCCGCACGCGACGGAAACCTTTTCGAGTTCACACGGCCGCTGCTGCTCGGTCTTCGCGAGCACGGCATCGCCACGGGCATCATTACCCGCAACACCGGTTCGGCGGTACGCACGGTCTTTCCCGACGTGAACGAACACACCGGAGTCCTGCTCGCCCGAGAGGACGCGCCGCGCATCAAACCGCACCCGGCCCATCTGCTGCAGGCACTTGAACGACTGGGCGTCGCCCCTGCTCACGCGCTCATGGTGGGCGACCATCCGCTGGACATGAAAACCGGCCGGGCAGCGGGCACCGCCACCGCCGGTGTCATGAGCGGACGCTGTGATGCCGACGATCTGAAGAATGCCGGAGCCGACCTTGTCTTCGAGGACGCGTCCCGGCTCCTCGCCCCCGGAGCCCTCACGGCAGTCCGTAACTGACCGCAAGAAAGGACGGTAGCTGCATGAAACGACTTTCCAAGACAGACCTCTGGCCCGGAATGTATGTTATTGGCTACCGTGCTGAAAAGGAAGGGGAGGTGGTGAAAGTGGACCGCCCCCTGCTCTCGCGCGAGGAGATCGGACAAACCGTTCCCGACGGGGCGTTCGATGTGCTCGTGGACGAGGAGTTCGAGCTTGGCGAATGGGTCTCCGCCCATCTCGGCGACCAGCTGGAAAAAGAGCGTAGAAGGCTCGAAGAAGCTCGGCTGGAGCTTGAAACCGAACGGGCCGAGTTCGAGCACGAACGGGCGCGCTTTCGGCAGCAGGTGGGAGAAGCGCACGAGCAGGCCATGCAGCGCGCTGTCTCAGGGGCAAAGGCCCGTGAAGAGGGCAACGCCAAACGCGTTGAAGACATGGCCCGGCTCAGGCAGGAAATGGCCGCGGCCAAGGCGGCCCGGAAAAAGAACCCCGATCCGCCGCCCGAAGCTTCCAGGACACCCATCGAAGAAGAATTTCCCCGTGCGGACCAGCTCTACAGCGACGCCGTGAGCTACGCCCGCACTTTCGTGGACGATGTCCGGCGCGGCAAGCCCTTCGACTACCGCGACGCCATGCCCCTCGTTGACGGCTTCATCGACTCGGTTTTCCGCAACGAGTCCGCGGCCGCAGCCCTTTGCAAGCTCAAGATGTACGACGAGTACACCTATACCCACAGCATCAACGTGGCGGTGCTCTCGATCATTCTGGGCAAGCGGCTGGGGCTGGAACGCGCACAACTGCGGATGCTCGGCATGGCCGGCACTTTTCACGACGTGGGCAAGGCCGTGATTCCCGACGAGATTCTCAACAAACCCGGCAAGCTCTCCGACCACGAGATGACGATCATGCGCACCCACCCGCAGGAAGGGTACGACATCCTCAAGACGCAGAAGGCGGTCCCGAAGGAAGTGCTGCGCGTGGCTCTGGAGCATCATGAACGATATGACGGCAGCGGATACCCCCGGCGGGTCAAGGGCGACGCCATCCACACCATGTCACGGATCATCTCGGTGGTGGACGTGTACGATGCCCTGACCAGCAAGCGCGTCTACAAGGACCCGCTGCCGCCCGGCAAGGTGCTCGGCATGATGTACCAGTGGCGAATCTCGGACTTCCAGCCCAACATCGTGGAGCATTTCATCAAGAGTCTGGGCGTGTATCCCGTGGGCAGCTTCGTCCGCCTGAGCAGCGGCGAACACGGCGTGGTGACGGGGCTGAATCCCAGCCTGCCGCTCAAACCCATCGTGAAGCTCGCCTTTGATCACTCGTTGACTCCCATATCCCCGCGCGTCGTGAATCTGGCGGAAACGCCTGACGCGGGCGGGCCGCTGGTCATCGAGGACATCGTAAATCCTTCCGACCACGGCATCTCCGTGGCCGACCTGCTGCAATAGCCCGAAGCGTCACGCACTTCTTGCCTGCCGCCGCCGTTGGTGTACACTGCCCTCATGCGATCCTTCAGGCAGCTGCTCACTCTTCCGGCCCGCATTCAGGGCATGGCGCTCACCGCAGTGTGGGCATACAAGCTGCGCTCGCTGTTCGTGGTCCTCGGCGTGGCCTTCGGCATCGCCTCCCTGACGCTCATCGTCACCAGCGTGGACGGGGCCAACCGCATGGCCGTGCAGATCGTCGAAATGTTCGGCCACGACGCGGCCTTCGTGCTGGGCGGCAACATCAAGAAGAAAGCCGTGGGGATGCGCACCCTGACCCTGAGCCGCAACGATGCCCGGCGCATCAGACAGTCGCTGCCCGGCGCGTATCTGGTGGTGCCCATGCGCGCCAAGTTCGGCCTGACCATCAAATACCGCTCGGAAAACGATCAGGACGTGCCGGTCATCGGCGCCACTGCCGACTATGCCGAGGTCTGGAACTGGCCGCTTGTGGAAGGGCGCGACATCAGCCTCGAAGACAACGAACAGGGCGCGCGCGTGGCCCTGATCGGCAACACGCCAAGTGAAGCGCTGTTCAAGGGCGAGTCCCCGGTGGGTCGCTCCATCTTCATTGAAGGCATTCCCTTTCAGATCATCGGCCGCCTGAAGCATCGCGGCTTCACGGGCGGTCGTGGCGACATCGACAACCGTATCATCATACCGCTGAACACCCTCACTTCGCGCTTCAACATGGACCGGCAGTACTTCCGCGCCCTGCGCGTCAAGTTCCACGAGCCGGAATACATGGCGGCGCACACCGAGAACCTCCGCAGCTTCCTGCGCCACCTGCACGACCTCGCCCCCGACGAGGACGATGACTTCACCATCCTCACTGCCGACGAAGTGCTCAAGTTCCTGGCCATGTTCAAGGGCGGCCTGAGCGTTTTCCTCGGCGTCACGGCAGCCATCGCCATGCTCGTGGGCGGCTTCGTGCTGGCGAACCTGTTCTCCATCAGCGTCGGCGAACGCTCGCCCGAGATCGGCCTCAAGCGGGCCATGGGCGCACACAAGTCGCACATCATGTACCAGTTTCTGGTGGAGGCGTGCGTGCTGACGCTCATTGGCGGGATCATCGGCCTCTTCCTCGGAATGGGCCTCGGCCAGATCCTTTCCCGGCTGGACATCCTCGAAATCCAGTTCTCGTGGAAAGCCTTCGGCATGGCCATGGCCAGCGCGCTGGCCGTGGGTCTTGTCTTCGGCCTCAAGCCCGCCCGGCAGGCCGCCAACATGGATCCTATCGCCGCTCTCAAGGGCGGCGAGTAGCCCTACCGCCTTCCCGGAACTCGCTTTCCTCCCTGCAAGGGAGGGCTTTTCCTGCATTCCATTAATAATTCCCGTACGCCTGCAGCGTGATATTGTCGAAATACCCCTTTCGCTCGTTTTTTTGGCATACCCCGCTTGACACCTATACCCCGTATGGGTATCTAGGAAGCAAGAGTTGTAAGCAATGGATGCGGGCAAGAATCAGGCTGGGGGGCCGATCCGCATCCTGAAAACAATTAAAATCAGGAGGTTCTCGTGAACCGCAAGTTCGTGACCATCATCGGTGCAGTGCTTCTGACCATGGCCGTGGCTTCCATGGCCTTCGCATTCGGCGGCGGCAACCCGCGCAAGGGAAAGTTCCTGTGGCGCAAGAATTGCCGTACCTGCCACGCCCCTAACGGCTCGGCGGCCGACCTGAACCCCGCCGACAAAACACAGGCGGAGTGGACCAAGATTTTCGAATCCGGCGAGATCCCCTGCAAGAGCGACTGGACCGTCGGCGATCAGGACGTGAACGACATCTTCACCTATCTGCACGACTACGCGAAGGATTCCCCGACGCCCGCCAAGTGCAGCTAAACGGCATCGTTTCCGGCGGGGGCCACGCGCTCCCGCCGAACCAGCCTCATTCAAAGGGGGTTCCATGGCGGACGCAAGGAAGGCAAAGGGCATGAACAGGCGCGACTTCTTCAAGGCCACCGGACTGGCCGCGGCGGCTGCCGCGGGCGGCACCATCGGCGGTCTCAAGCCCGCCAAGGCCCGGGCAGCCACACCAGCGCCCGACTGGCAGTCGCACTTCTCGGCCTGCGACATGTGTTTCAACAAGTGCGGCCTCATTGCCCGCGTCGAAAACGGCGTGGTCAAGAAGCTCGATCCCAATCCCAAGTTTCTCAAGTCCCGGGGAATGCTTTGCGCGCGCGGCAACGCGGGCGTGGCACAGCTCTATGATCCCGACCGGCTCAAGTATCCCCTGCTTCGCAAGGGTGAGCGCGGCGAGGGCAAGTGGCAGCGCATCCCGTGGGACGAGGCCATCGACCTGATGGCCGAACGCATGCAGGGAATCCGCGAGAAGTATACCCCCTGCGGGCATCTCTTCAGCGCCGGATCGGACCTGCAGAGTAAGTTCGTGTCCCGCTTCGGCGAGGTTTACGGTTCCTACAACATCACCTCCCACGAGTCCCTGTGCCTGCTCAGCGGCAACCGGGCCTTCCTGGACACTTTCGGCGAGGTGCCGTTCGCGGACGTGCTCAACTCCAAGTACATCATCATGGCCGGCGCCAACCGCTTCGAGGCGCTGGTCACGCCGGATTCCATGGACCTCATGACCGCCATGCAGAACGGCTGCAAGCTCGTGGTGCTCGACCCGCGTTTCACCAAGACCGCGGCGCTGGCCAACGAGTGGCATCCCATCCGGCCCGGCACGGACATGGCCTTCATGCTGGCGCTGATGCACGTTATCATCAACGAAAAGCGTTACGACCAACAGTGGATCAAGGAAAAGACCCACGGGTTCGACCAGCTTGCCAAGCATGTGCAGCAGTATACTCCGGAATACGCGGCCGGCGAATGCGGCATCCCGCGCGAGGACATCGTGCGCATAGCCCGCGAGCTGGCCGACGCCGCTCCGGAATCCATGGTCTACCCCGGCCGCCGCAGTTCGGATTACGAGGACTCCACCCAGATTCGGCGCAGCTTCGCGCTGCTCAACGGCATCCTCGGCAACTGGGACCGCCCCGGCGGCCTGCTCGCCGCACGACAGGTGGGGCTCAAGGGCGTGCCCTATACCGCCCCGTGGTATGACGACAACCCGTGGGACCGCGTGGATGGCGGCGTGGTGCCCGGCCTGTTCGAGCACGAAGGCTCCTTCGTCATCACCCGCGACAGGGTGCTCAAGAACGAGCCATATCCGGTCAAGGGCTGGTTCGTTTACAAGACCAACCCCATGGCCACCGCGCCCAACCGCAACAAGACCATCGAGATGGCCAAGCACATGGACTTCATGACCGTGGTGGACATCGCCATGAGCGACACCGCGTGGATGGCCGACCTTGTGCTCCCCGCGCCCAGCTATCTGGAACGCACCGACCCCTGCGCCGGACTTCAGGGCTCCGTGGCCTGCGCCTGCGTGGTCAAGCGCGACCCCGTCGTCCCTGCCATGTACGAGAGCCGCCCTGTCTTCGACGTGCTCAAGCAGGTTGCCGGAAAGCTTGATCTCGGCGAATTCTTCGATTTCACCATCGAGGAATTCCGCGAGCAGCAGCTGCGCGAACTGCCCGACGCCGAAGAGGCGCTGAATCGTGACGGCGTCTACTACAATCCGAGCAAGGTCTATGGCCTCTACGACGGCAAGATCTACAAGACCAGCAGCCACAAGATAGACCTGTTCAACGAACGCTATGAGCAGATGGGCGTTGCGCCCCTGCCCGCCTACAATCCGCCCGCCAAGGTGCCGAAGAACCGCTTCCGCATGGTGGTGGGCCGCAGCGCCGTGTACACGCAGGGCTCCACCGGAAACAACAGCCTACTGCACCAGCTCACGCCCACCAACACGCTGTGGCTCAACCCGGAGGCGGCCTCGCGTCTGGGCATTGCCGACGGCGACCCCGTGGAGGTCTCCAGCTCCGTGGGCCGCGGCGAGCTCAAGGCCCGCGTCACGCATGAGATCCGCGAGGACACGGTGTACATGCTCAGCGGCTTCGGGACGCTCTCCACGCAGCTCTCGCTGACCCACGACAACGGGGCCAGCATCAACAATCTGCTGGAGGACGATTACGATCAGGTCTCCGGCAACGCCGCCATGCACACCACGCTGGTGACCGTAACAAGGAAGGTGAGCTGATGGCACGCAAACTCGCAATGGTAATCGACGCGTCCAAGTGCATCGACTGCAAGGGATGCATGGTGTCCTGCAAGGTCGCCAACGGCGTGCCCGAGGAGCACTGGCGCAACTGGATCAAGCCCACCGAACCCCAATTCGGTCCCGGCAGGCGGCCTTCCATCCGCTTTCAGC
The genomic region above belongs to Desulfovibrio oxyclinae DSM 11498 and contains:
- a CDS encoding HAD family hydrolase; translated protein: MIPSELATAFEAVIFDFDGTLAELTLDFTLMKTKIAALGECFLPHRPEPDGTPALEWMETLTAHVERECDRDTALEFNCRCRLAITAMELDAARDGNLFEFTRPLLLGLREHGIATGIITRNTGSAVRTVFPDVNEHTGVLLAREDAPRIKPHPAHLLQALERLGVAPAHALMVGDHPLDMKTGRAAGTATAGVMSGRCDADDLKNAGADLVFEDASRLLAPGALTAVRN
- a CDS encoding HD-GYP domain-containing protein, which codes for MKRLSKTDLWPGMYVIGYRAEKEGEVVKVDRPLLSREEIGQTVPDGAFDVLVDEEFELGEWVSAHLGDQLEKERRRLEEARLELETERAEFEHERARFRQQVGEAHEQAMQRAVSGAKAREEGNAKRVEDMARLRQEMAAAKAARKKNPDPPPEASRTPIEEEFPRADQLYSDAVSYARTFVDDVRRGKPFDYRDAMPLVDGFIDSVFRNESAAAALCKLKMYDEYTYTHSINVAVLSIILGKRLGLERAQLRMLGMAGTFHDVGKAVIPDEILNKPGKLSDHEMTIMRTHPQEGYDILKTQKAVPKEVLRVALEHHERYDGSGYPRRVKGDAIHTMSRIISVVDVYDALTSKRVYKDPLPPGKVLGMMYQWRISDFQPNIVEHFIKSLGVYPVGSFVRLSSGEHGVVTGLNPSLPLKPIVKLAFDHSLTPISPRVVNLAETPDAGGPLVIEDIVNPSDHGISVADLLQ
- a CDS encoding ABC transporter permease; its protein translation is MRSFRQLLTLPARIQGMALTAVWAYKLRSLFVVLGVAFGIASLTLIVTSVDGANRMAVQIVEMFGHDAAFVLGGNIKKKAVGMRTLTLSRNDARRIRQSLPGAYLVVPMRAKFGLTIKYRSENDQDVPVIGATADYAEVWNWPLVEGRDISLEDNEQGARVALIGNTPSEALFKGESPVGRSIFIEGIPFQIIGRLKHRGFTGGRGDIDNRIIIPLNTLTSRFNMDRQYFRALRVKFHEPEYMAAHTENLRSFLRHLHDLAPDEDDDFTILTADEVLKFLAMFKGGLSVFLGVTAAIAMLVGGFVLANLFSISVGERSPEIGLKRAMGAHKSHIMYQFLVEACVLTLIGGIIGLFLGMGLGQILSRLDILEIQFSWKAFGMAMASALAVGLVFGLKPARQAANMDPIAALKGGE
- a CDS encoding c-type cytochrome — encoded protein: MNRKFVTIIGAVLLTMAVASMAFAFGGGNPRKGKFLWRKNCRTCHAPNGSAADLNPADKTQAEWTKIFESGEIPCKSDWTVGDQDVNDIFTYLHDYAKDSPTPAKCS
- a CDS encoding molybdopterin-containing oxidoreductase family protein; this translates as MADARKAKGMNRRDFFKATGLAAAAAAGGTIGGLKPAKARAATPAPDWQSHFSACDMCFNKCGLIARVENGVVKKLDPNPKFLKSRGMLCARGNAGVAQLYDPDRLKYPLLRKGERGEGKWQRIPWDEAIDLMAERMQGIREKYTPCGHLFSAGSDLQSKFVSRFGEVYGSYNITSHESLCLLSGNRAFLDTFGEVPFADVLNSKYIIMAGANRFEALVTPDSMDLMTAMQNGCKLVVLDPRFTKTAALANEWHPIRPGTDMAFMLALMHVIINEKRYDQQWIKEKTHGFDQLAKHVQQYTPEYAAGECGIPREDIVRIARELADAAPESMVYPGRRSSDYEDSTQIRRSFALLNGILGNWDRPGGLLAARQVGLKGVPYTAPWYDDNPWDRVDGGVVPGLFEHEGSFVITRDRVLKNEPYPVKGWFVYKTNPMATAPNRNKTIEMAKHMDFMTVVDIAMSDTAWMADLVLPAPSYLERTDPCAGLQGSVACACVVKRDPVVPAMYESRPVFDVLKQVAGKLDLGEFFDFTIEEFREQQLRELPDAEEALNRDGVYYNPSKVYGLYDGKIYKTSSHKIDLFNERYEQMGVAPLPAYNPPAKVPKNRFRMVVGRSAVYTQGSTGNNSLLHQLTPTNTLWLNPEAASRLGIADGDPVEVSSSVGRGELKARVTHEIREDTVYMLSGFGTLSTQLSLTHDNGASINNLLEDDYDQVSGNAAMHTTLVTVTRKVS